Part of the Roseofilum casamattae BLCC-M143 genome, CCATTAATGTAAGAACACCGATCGCAATAAATACTACTCCAAGAAGACCATAAAAAATCCTTGCCCCCCTGCGAGACAAAATCTTCACAATAAACCGAGCCTTTCTGGAATTCATAAACCAGTCCCAGTTAAAAATTGCTCCAGCCAGGCTGAAGGCTCCAACAGCAACTATCACAAACCCTCTTGGATCCATTTTCTTTTATTTCCTCATAATATACAGCGCTTTTCTCTGCTATGTTCCTGGTCTTGCTAGTAAT contains:
- a CDS encoding immunity 17 family protein, which produces MDPRGFVIVAVGAFSLAGAIFNWDWFMNSRKARFIVKILSRRGARIFYGLLGVVFIAIGVLTLMGIY